The following nucleotide sequence is from Pedobacter sp. PACM 27299.
AATATATGGCCATGAAGATGTAAAGGATTTGTTAAAGCATGTTCAAAATGATAAGTGCTGCTTTTGTGAGGCAAAAATCTCACACATTGCTTATGGTGATGTTGAACATTTTCGACCAAAGGCTGCATATAAGAACGGTGAAAACTCTGATTATGTGTATCCTGGGTATTATTGGCTTTGCTATGACTGGGGAAATCTTTATTTTTCATGTCAAATTTGTAATCAGAGATTTAAGGGGAATTATTTTCCTATCTCAGATTCTGGTATTAGAGCATGTTCAATTGTTCGTGATATTTCCTTTGAAGACCCATTATTTTTAGATCCAGGTGGTACAGATGATCCAGAACATCATATTTATTTTGATGGTGCAATTCCGGGATCAAATACAGTAAAAGGGAAAACAACAATTAAATATCTTGGGTTGGATCGAGAAGAGCTCAACGAAGATAGATTAACATCATTGGAAAGATTACGATGCTTAGAGCGTATTGTGTGGCTTACTGCAGATTCTATGAATGCTGTAGTAGCAAGAAGAGCATTTTTAGACCAATTGGAAACTTGTGTTTCTAATTGGTCAGAATACAGCAGTATGTTTAAGAGTAATTTCTCAAAGTACTTAAAGGAAATTTAAATGTAGGATCTTTAGATTTTAAATCAGAGTCTCTTTTAATATGTTTATTTGATTAACGACAGGATTAGTCAAATCGAAACAAAGCAATATGTTTGCAGCTATACTGCACAGGTTGGTTTTAATATTGTATCATAAACAATATTAAATATGAAAACATCAAAATTACTTCTTCTATTAATTTTAGTAGGTTTACTCTCAAGCCTAAATGCTCTTGCTCAGGATGCCATTACCTGGAGCACTCAACGTAATGGGGCCAAAGTTGCCGATACGGTGGCATTGGAAGATTATCTACCAGTAAAAGATAATGCAGTTTATGTAGAAGCAGTTTTAGACTTACCAGGTACAACAAAGCAGGAGCTATTCTCCAGGGCGAAGCTGGCTATTCAGAAAACCTTTACTAGTAATAAAATAGGTACTTCAAATTACGATGCTGAATCTGGAATCTGCAGTGTTAATAATTTCTACGATATTTCTGATATGACGGATTTTAGTGCTTTAGCAACTTCAAATCCGGTTAGAGATAAATACTATTTTAATGCATTGCTCTCTGTAATTGTAAAAGATGGCAACTATAAAATTAAAATGGAGATACCTCAATATGCTTATGGAAAGGAAAGTAGGTATAAATCTTATAATGATTTCCAGTCGCAAAGTTTGCCCATATCAAATATTGCAAATAAACGTCAAAATGGTAAACGCCAGCGTATGCGAGTTCTTAAAACCTTAAATGATAAAATGGTAGTGACTTTCAATTTTGTAAAAACGGAAATGGAAAAGAAACTGGATAACGATTTTTAGTTTTCATTTAAACTTTGTTCGTAATATTAATGAATGTTGAAAACTTGCAAATGAACCTGAATAAAAACTAAGTGTTTTAGTAATAATAAAAAGCCAAGTCACTCAGTTGAGAAAATGGTGACTTGACTCTAAATCAGAAAGTTAAATTACTTCCCGAATTCGCACTTCAAAAGTAATTATTCCTTCATGATTTCCAAATTTTCTCGGAGGGTTAATGTGTTCCTGCCCTGTTCCAACCAGGAGAACTAACTTATATGTATAATATGAGACAACCAATTGGTACAACTGCAAGTACAGGACAATCATGCCCTGAAAGTGGTGTATGGAGAGTTGTAGGTTCACCTACAACTACCGCACCAATTGCCAAAGGAAATACAATGCCCCCTTATGGTGGCAAGGGTGTTACTTGGCGATTAGAAGTTTACGCTTAAATTAACGGGGGAGTGGAGCGAGAGCGCGCTCTCCCTTATTAAATGGAACAATTAAAGAAAATTGATATGAAGGATAATTATAGTATGAATGTAAGCTTGCAGTGTGTTACTTGTGGAAACACCGGAGCGTTTGATTTTAATGAGGATAAAACTTACGTAAGGTGTACAGCTTGTAATCGTGAATATTTAAATGGTTACGCTGAACTTGTAGAATTAAATCAGGAAAACATTAATAATGTATTGGAGGAAAAAAAGAGTGAGATTGCTCAGGATTTAAAAAATGACATCCTTAAAGCCTTTAAAGGGAATAAATATATTAAAATCAAATAAAAATGGACTGGAGTTTAATTATTTCTATTGCAGCTTTATGTTTTTCAGCAATTACTTATGTTGTTCATGATCGGAGAATAAAAAAACAGGAAGGTTTAATTAATGCTTATCAATTAGAAAAAATTGATGCTGAAAAGATAGACCAAAAGAAGGCCTTTGTAAAGGCAAATTTGATTAAGGGAGATAAAGGGAATAGAATAATCAAGATATTTAATTCAGGTAAATCTGCTGCAAGAAATATTAGTTTTGAAATTCTATCTGAAAATCAGAATTTTTGGATTTTAAATCAAGATGTTCTCCCATTTGAGCTTTTAAACCCTCAAGAAGGTACTGAATTAATAATAAGCACTTCTGTTGGATCGCCAGATAAAGTGAAAATTCAGTTTATTTGGGAGGATGATAGTAGTTTGAGTAATAAATATGAGCAAGTGCTTACGCTGTGATTTTACTGGAGCTCCATTGAGGAGGATATGAACCTTTCTCTTGATATGAAAAACACCCTTGATCTTATCCAGATCTTTCAGAATTCTACACACCCTGTGAATTCCAGCCTAATTAGGTTTTAATGAGGTCAGTTGTTGATAGTAAATGGTGTTTTTACCATGTAATGTTGTGAAACGTAGAGCGTAGATATGTTCATTTCAGAATATTTATGGTCAAATGCTAAATAAGGAAGCGGGAAGGATCTCCGACCATTCCCGCTTCAAAATTAACGCTCTCATAATAAAAGACGTTAATTAGGTCTAGATATTGTGTTACTCGATAAATTAAGTTGCTGTATACTTCTTTTTAAGGGTAGCCATATCAGTACCAACTTTAATGTCAAGTATTTTGGCGTAATGTTGCGTAGTTTGGATATTGGTGTGTCCCAGCATTTTTGAAACGCTTTCTATTGGAATCCCATTCAGTAATGTAATTGTTGTGGCAAATGTATGCCTGGCAATATGAAAAGTGATCAGTTTTTGTATGCCACAGAGGTTGGCAATCTCCTTTAAATAAGTGTTCATCTTCTGGTTACTTGATACAGGCAGTAGTATTCCTTTATTTAAGCACATCCGATTATTCTGATACTGGTTTAATAGGGAAGCAGCAGCAGGTAATAAAGGAATTCGGGAAGGCACATTAGTTTTTTGCCTTTTAATAGAGATCCATTTTTCACCATCAATGCCAGTTACAATATCGCCAGGTTTTAAATTCTTAACATCCACATAGGCAAGGCCGGTATAACAACAGAATAAAAACACATCCCTTACTTGCACTAATCTTTCAGAGGCCAGTTGCTTAATGGCTATTTGATTTATTTCTTCTTCATTAAGGTAAACCCGATCAACCTTTTTAATCTTGTTTTTGTAGTTTTGAAATGGATTGGTAGCTAGCAATCCGTTAGAAAGACAAATACGAATGATCTTCCCGAAGTTTTTCAAGTATTTTACTACAGAATTATTTGCGCATTTTCGGACAGATCGTAAGTAAAAATCGTATTCAGTTATGAAACTGTGATTTACCTTTCTAATGTCTATATCACTGATGTTGTATTTCCATTGTAAAAATGCTACAGTATGATTTAAAGAGGTTCTGTAACGCTCTGCTGTGCCTTTAGAGAACTCGGAGCCCACCAAGGCCTCCATTTTGTGGTTATGATCTTTAAATACGTCGATTAAGGTACGTTGCTTTTCTGCTTTTCCCTGAAATTGATCTCGTAGTTGTTTGGCAGTGATGAGATCATTCTTCTCGGTTAATTGTCGATGCGCTTCAAATACTTTGTTTTGCAAGTTGTCCAGATAAGCGTTAAAGGATTTCATTTCTTCCTTTTTTCCATTGCCTCGTCCAGAAATTGCGTTCCATTGCGATGGTTCACAACTACGGCCAGTGGTAACTTCTGAGCGACTACCATTCACAGTAATGCGAAGATAAATAGGAGCGACTCCATTTTGATAATTTTTTGGTTTCTTCATGTAGAAGAGCAAGCTGAAATTGGTTTTCATAATGATAAACATTAAAATAAACAACCCGAGTCCGATTTTCGGACAAGAGCTGCATCGCAGAGAAAATTAATAAGAATCAACGATGCAAATTTAGCCTTGCAGCGATTGGAAATCAAGATGTTTAGTGTAGCAACCTGTTTAATGTCAGGTTTTTATATGCTATTCGGTGAGTCATTTCAATTTTCCAAATGACTCACCGAATCACTCACCTATAGGGTGTGAATCGGTGCATATTTTGGAATACCAATAAAAACAAAAAAGCCTGCTATCGTATGATTTGCAGGCTTTTTGTTGGTTTTGATACCATTTCAGCGGAGAGTGGGGGATTCGAACCCGCGGACCCTTTGACAAGTCAACAGTTTTCAAGACTGCCGCAATCGACCACTCTGCCAACTCTCCGGCACAAAAGTACGAACTCGATTCAATTCTACAAACTATGATGGCTATTATTTAATGGGATTTATCTAATCCGCTAATCCTGAGTCTTTTTGTTTTTTGTTTTGATGTGATTTAATTCAACACATCGTGTATTTATTCGTTTTAGTAGGCGTAAACGGTGCATAATTCCTTATTTCGATAAGTTTAATTATTTATGCTTCGTATATATATAAGTTATCGGAAATGAGCTGATTCTCGCTTGTTGATAACTGTCTTTCGGATATAGATTTTAGTTATAAAAATATCCAATTTGTTTTATTACAGCGGTATTTTTTAATTTATAGGGAAATAATTTTTTAATAAAAATCTTGGCATGGATTTTTCTGTTTTTTATCAGTATAAATAAAAATTAGTAAGAAAAATATTACATTATTTCTGGGGGATAATATGATGTCATTGCTTATTCTGACCCAGAATTGGTCACTTTATTAAGGTTGGGTAACAGAGCCGCATACACTGAGATTTATAAAAGGTATTCTGGAATTTTGTACAGTCATGCCTATTCCAAACTTCAGAATCGTGAGGAAGCGAGGGATAGCATTCAGGAGTTGTTTAACTGTATTTTGGCATAAAAGAGAAAGTATTGCTATTGAAAACAACTTGTCTGGATATTTATATTGTGCTTTGATAAACAGCATTCTTAATGCTATTTATCATAAGTAGGTGGAATCTACCTGTTTTCTGGCCAACTAGGGCAATGTAGAAAGATTCGAATCTCCTACTGATCATCGTTTGTGGGAAAATGTGCTGACCATCCTTATAGAAAAATAAGTTTCTTGTTTGCCGGAAAAGATGAGAGAAGTATTTGAACTCAGTAGGAAGCATAATTTATCCAGGAAAGAAATCGCTTCCCAACTTAACCTCTCTGAGAAAATTGTTAAGAATCAGATTAATAATGTAAAGATTTCAAAATCCAGTGATGGTCAGGTAATTTATTCTTCAGTTCCAGCTGGAAATATGCCAAAAAACCTAAAATTACCTTAACTCAATAGCATAGAAACTCCTAGAGGAGACAAATTTCAAATCTTACTACCCGATGATATCAGGGTATGGCTGGATGCTGCATCTTCTCTAAAATATCCGATAGAATTAACTGGACAGGCTTATTTTGAGGTCGACAAAAACGTTGGCGATGCAGTGGCCTGGAAAAGCGGGTTCTTTGCATTCGATAGAGATGATGTTCCTACTGTGGAATTGAAGATCAAAGGAATAAAACACAGATAACCCCAATAAATAACCTCTATAATTACAATGAAAAGCCTGTGGTTAATTCCGCAGGCTTTAGTTGTTTTCTATCTTTCCGTCCGATCAGGCGCAGTACCGTGTTTCTTGAACAAATTGTAGCTTGGACGCAGGATTTTTACACTTCTTTTCGACAAGTCTACACTTGCATTCAGCTCAAAACCCACCAAAAGAATCAAGGAATTCAGATAAAGCCAAATCATCAATACGATTAAAGTACTAATGGAGCCATAGATTTTATTGTAAGAACTAAAATTGTCTATGTAAAAGGAAAATCCCCAAATGGTCAGAAAGGCAAGTATAGTGGCTAAACAAGAACCTGGACTAAAGAACTTCCATTTCTTAACATGAGAAGGTCCGTATTTGTAAAGAATGGAAATGGTCACAAAATAGAGGATCCCT
It contains:
- a CDS encoding DUF4468 domain-containing protein; translation: MKTSKLLLLLILVGLLSSLNALAQDAITWSTQRNGAKVADTVALEDYLPVKDNAVYVEAVLDLPGTTKQELFSRAKLAIQKTFTSNKIGTSNYDAESGICSVNNFYDISDMTDFSALATSNPVRDKYYFNALLSVIVKDGNYKIKMEIPQYAYGKESRYKSYNDFQSQSLPISNIANKRQNGKRQRMRVLKTLNDKMVVTFNFVKTEMEKKLDNDF
- a CDS encoding sigma factor-like helix-turn-helix DNA-binding protein, which produces MREVFELSRKHNLSRKEIASQLNLSEKIVKNQINNVKISKSSDGQVIYSSVPAGNMPKNLKLP
- a CDS encoding site-specific integrase → MKTNFSLLFYMKKPKNYQNGVAPIYLRITVNGSRSEVTTGRSCEPSQWNAISGRGNGKKEEMKSFNAYLDNLQNKVFEAHRQLTEKNDLITAKQLRDQFQGKAEKQRTLIDVFKDHNHKMEALVGSEFSKGTAERYRTSLNHTVAFLQWKYNISDIDIRKVNHSFITEYDFYLRSVRKCANNSVVKYLKNFGKIIRICLSNGLLATNPFQNYKNKIKKVDRVYLNEEEINQIAIKQLASERLVQVRDVFLFCCYTGLAYVDVKNLKPGDIVTGIDGEKWISIKRQKTNVPSRIPLLPAAASLLNQYQNNRMCLNKGILLPVSSNQKMNTYLKEIANLCGIQKLITFHIARHTFATTITLLNGIPIESVSKMLGHTNIQTTQHYAKILDIKVGTDMATLKKKYTAT